In Nematostella vectensis chromosome 3, jaNemVect1.1, whole genome shotgun sequence, the genomic window ttttttcaattaaataGTAGCAGGCACTTGTTGGAAAATAGCTGGTAGTTGCACCAGCTACCTGGCCCTAATGCTTCTATGATTAATATAcaatctgttgttgttgctgaccaccatgtgctgTTAAACAGGTTAAACAACTCAATTCCCCGAGGGGAACAATAAAGGTTCCGTGAAGGACTTAAAATTGACTAGACATTTTAATTAATTTCATTCTTTTTAGGACTTAAAAAATCCTCCAATGATCCTGCATGTAAAAAAATGCACAATCAAAACTTTTCTTATTGAAAGAAGTCCCAGACAGACAttcagctttttttttctcttaaaaatGCCTCAATACGTTAACATTTTCACATTTTCACCATACGCTGTCAAAAGCTCTGTATATAAGTGTTCTAAGGTAAGGCATATAAGTGTTCTAAGGTAAGGTATATTGTAGGTATGGAGCTTCCACTATGAGGATACCAACCTCGGTCATTCATGGAGAGCAGTACTTCAGTGTGCAGTTTGATCCGGTATAAATCACCAGGGATTGGTTTCCCTGCCCAATACTCCAAGTCAAAGTTTGCCTTAGGAGCTGTTGGGTCTTGTTCTGCTAAGAGATACCTGTAGCCATCCTATAATTATAACATCTACGGTTACTAATCAGCCGACTATTCACAGATACATGAGCTACATCACAATAATAAGGAAATATTATTTTACCCAGAggtggatccaggatttcaaaatggtggGGTGGAAAATGGCCAGATAGacagcttataactgatccagtggttcttggtaggtcacatagatctaaAAATACTTCACACTAAATTGGATTTGctgcgtcagcaaagtcaagcaggcgaaggcacATGGGCAGTACCTCCCatccctcagacatttattctcttcaaacaaagtgacttttcacttttttacttaaaaaggGTGGTAATTATCCAACCAATCCACCCCCTGTATCTGACCCTGTTATCTCAGTCAAATTGTTTTGTTGGTGAAATTGAAGGCTGCTATCTACTGTAATGTAAAATGATATTGAAATAATGGCATCAAAaggttgaatttttttttcctttttttacaaTAGGACAAATGAGTAAAAAATGCctgctttatttttaaatattgtgaAACTAAAAGAGTGCGTCCAAATGTCTGGCTAAGGCCAAAATGTGGAGATTTGGTATGTGATACTATGCACCTCTCTGTAAGTAATACTGACCTTATTAAAAGGATGCTCCAGAGGATAGCCGTGAGGGGGGAGTTTCTGTGATGCAGGAATATCACTAAAATTAAATATAAATGCCGTCACAAAATAAATCCACATGAGAATCTATAGAAAAATGAGAAAAGTTGTCCCAATTAAAATACAGTCAAATCTATCCAAGAACAGTACAGTGCAGTATCTCAGACATTTTTTGGCAGTAATTTAGTAATAGCAAGAGTATTTGATAAGAGAGTAACTTTTAATaatatctttttatttttgtttcacCAATTGACCATGCCAACAAAATACAATTCATGGTACATACATTTTGTTCTTCTTCGAAGCTGATAACTGCTGACTCCCATCCAGCTTTCTCTTGCCTCGTGTTGACTTTCTCTGATCCTTTCCTTTACTGTGGGACAAACTTGTGCCTAGGGTAGTCCCTATACTACTCCCCAGGCTGCTTAGACTGTTGGCAAATGCCCCCAGTTCCCCACAGTAACTGTCCCCAAGGTCCCCATCCTGTAGTGATTTGGCACCATTTGTATCATCTATGATACCAGAGTGACGGGTGTCTTCAGTGTCTTGTATTGTCTCTGCTTCTGATAAGGGTTTCTCCTCCTCTGTTTCAGGGGGAGTTTCAATGTCCGTTGCTTCTTCATTGGCCTAAAAACATCATGTGATTATCAGaaattctaaaaaatatatacttacTTAAGATAACTTTTTTAATGTCACTATAGTAAGGTAGAACCATAATCTACGAGCTGAAGATAAGGTTACGTACTTTTGAAGGCTATTTGAGTATGAcaaattattttgtaaataagaCCTTTTTGGGTCGGTTAATTATAAGTAAGTACTTTATGTCAAagatgaaaacaaagaaaaacttcACGTGCAGTCAACAAAGGTATAAAAAAGTCAAACTTTTCACCACACTAATTAAGTAGGTTCAAGAAATTGATGCCGAACATACTTTATTTTCTTCGGATTCCGCATCACTTTCGGGAGTTACCTCAGCGTTTTTATCGTCAGGAATGGCAGCTTCTTGATTTTCAATCTGTTCATCCTtctcgtccgccattttgagaTGGCTTAAAATGTCAATACTAACTCGAAGCTATTCGATTGCATTTCGAGACTTGCTCGGAAGATGTTCGACTATACTTCGACAAGTACGAGACTCGAACAATAAACCACTGTGCATAGAACCGGAAGAGCGCAGGCTCGCACTggaatgtttgaaaatatttttgtgaGGCGGGGACAAGTCGATAGCTTCTCATCTCTTGTTGTTTAATCACCAGCCCCGCTACCCCACACGCGTTGGCCATAAGGGATTGCAGACGAGTATTTCCAAAATGCCTGTGTTTCACACAAAGACGATCGAGGCAATTCTAGAGCCAGTAGCCCAACAGGTGAGTCGATATATGGTGAAGTGAGCAGTCGGTTTCTGTATGTTGTCCTCATCTGGGCTAATCAAAACGGTAACAGAGCACGTAAATCGTCCTAGCATCACCAAGTAATATAGCCATAATGACAAACCGCATCATGAATGTTATGTGCAGCTATATTGTGCAATATTGTGGATTCGTATTGAGCTTTTCGTGAAGTGAGAATGCACGGTTTAACCGCATTCCTGCTAGCTAGCAGACAGATCTGAACTTAGTGATTGTTATAGCAGGGTTATAGTGAGTGAAGTGTTGGCCTGATATATACTGGGAGATGCATTAGCAAAATGATACCTCGTCCAACCCATAAAAAAGGAGGTCACACGATTTTAAATTATCTGTGCCTTACAGATGTTGGGGAAATCAGAAAGCATCTAGTGTTTTTGTATGTACCAAGTTATATGTCATGCTGAGTCTAAACTACCTGTTTATACAGATTAAAAATCTAGAGTTTATTGTCTCTCAGCTCATTAAAAGTGGTATAATAACAGTAGTTCGTATTTACTACTGTGCAAATAATGACTTAACGTTACCGGTTTTAGATAATAACGCGGCATCTTTGTTTCAACATTCGAAAATTTATTATACCTGTACTGTGACAGCTAAGCAACCGGTTCTTGATTTAAGGATAATTTGTCTTAATCATCTCACATAGTTACCATTATCTCATAGTCTTCGAGAATATAGAAGCATGGAAGAAGATAACATGATTTTTAGTATTAAAAGTGTTTAGATAACTAAAAGAAGCTTGTGCAAATGTTTATTCATAGTTTTGGATATTCTTTTACTAAACCCACTCAAGTAAAGTAACAACaagcttttgttttaattgctGCTATTAAAAACTTATTGGATTGTCTGAATAAGACTTATATAGGAATTCAAGAACCGAACAGAAAGTAAAAACATATGGATTTAATTATGCCCATGTAAAGACTCTTTTCGTGGTCCCTCCTAGTTTTATTGTTTCATGCAATAACCCACTCAATTTCACAGTGGATGATTCTTACCCTTAGGCATTTTAGATAATCACTCTTAACCCATCCTGAAGGGTAACACCCACCTCCTCATTCCCTATCAGCCCACAGTATTTGGTGTGGCCATACAGTGAACACCATGCCTGAATAACTAGCTGTCCAACAAAACACAgggtttaaaataatttttaaatctgctaaattttgccgGCTTTGTGGATTTTGGTGGAAAAAAGCATGCATACTTAAAATATGAGAggggaatacagaaaaaagagCCAGAAGACCAGAAATCAGCTGGCTATTGCTGGTAGCTGGAtgctattttgaaccctgaaATATGAAGATAATGTGGagaaaaatgccaaaaaatGAATTAGGTCATTTGTGGTGTATATGCTGTCTTGAACATAAACCTCGCACAGGCATTCcaaattttgtcatttttatcaAGATTTGTGTTTTCCCTGCAGGCACTTTTTTTGTGATTAAATCTGTCTGGTCTGGCCACAGGTATTCCATTTTATGATACTAATCAGTCTGGTCtctccacaggtatcccagctTGTGATCTTACATGAAGAGGGTGAAGATGGCAAAGCAATGCCTGATTTGTCTAATCCCATTATGGCTGTTGGGGCGGCTGTGGCCAACCTTGTCAAGGTATGCTTGAAATATTTGTACAGTTCTCAGCATAGTACTTTGGAAAGAGTGCAAGTAAGCAACTTGGACAAACACTACATGACATGATATGGCTTTGATTTGGTTTACTTTGGTGTATAAACCATTCCCAGAGGACaccttttatttgtatttagctctgttttcatcatgattAATTCTACAAAAAAAGCTTTGTGGCACAACTCATGCATAATACACAGGTTTTAACACTGGGTAGAGCTCTTCGATTTTGATTTTTCATAAGCTTGACAAAGGGGGTTGTTCTTGAGAAATTAATTTAAAGAAATAATTGATAGGTGTTAGATCTAGAGCCGTCTTTTTTGCCTACACATACAAGGAGACAGGGGAACGTCCTGCCCCCTTAATACTGTACAATTGGCTTTTTCACACATTCCCTGTTATTCCTCCTTCCTTGCATTCTTCTTTATAAGCCCTCTCTGCAAAAGTATTGTGTAATATTgctaaaacatattttttattggaAATTCATGCACCCTGCACTGCATGTTGAGAATGCTGCAGTACACCTTTTGTATCCAGCATGTTTTAGTACGTATATAGACTGTATGGATTTATGGTGTGAGCTTCACATTTGCAGGTTGGAAAAGAGACAGCAACCCAGAGCAAGGACaaaattctcaaacaagagaTGCCTCTTGCTTTTACCCGAGTTGAAGAATCATCTATGCTGTTAGTACAAGCATCAAAACTTCTTAAACGTGACCCATACTCATCTGAGGCTAGGCAAAAACTGATTGATGGAGCACGAGGTACTTTTTTGGGGCTCACATTCCTTAATATGTTTGACCAGATATTATatgtgattattattatttataggTATTCTGTCAGGGACATCTGCCCTACTTCTCACCTTTGATGAAGCTGAAGTTAGGAAAATCGTAACCTTCTGCCGCAGCCTCTTGGAATACCTTCCTGTCGGGGAGATGGTAGAAGAAATGCAGGACCTTCTGACATTTGTAGCTAATTTAAGTCCTGCAATACAGAATGTTGCCAAGGCTGTTGAGTCACGTGCCGCAGAACTGACACACACAGTCCATAGAGATATGCTTAAGAGCTCTCTCAGCAAGCTATCTGGGATGGTACCACTTCTGATATCTTCAATGAAGGCTTTTGTCAAGACTCCTCCTGGAGGTATGTTTCTGGATGAAATACGGCAATGTTTGTTGTTATCCCCAACTCAGTGTAAGTAAGCATATCTGATTAACCACATGGGCTTACATAAACTACTTGCTAGTTTCGCAATAAGTTCTTAAGATATCAGGGGGGAAACCTAAGCAAAGACGAATGAGGTTGATTGAGCATCCAACTGTTAAACCTCATAGCTTACAAAAGTGGCTTGCTTCCTAATTCATGTCCTAATATTTCATCTCTCTTTTCTCAGCTGGCAGACCTGAAGCACAGGAAAGTAGGAACTTCATCATAAACAAAATGTCTGCTGAGATCACAGAAATAATTCGTGTGCTTCAGCTTACAAGTTATGATGAAGATGGTGGAGATGACCCTATGTATGATATGAAGAAGGCTGCATCAGTGTTTGATGCCAAGTTTGACAAAGCCAAAGAATGGGTCAGGGACCCAACGTGTCACCCTGGAGGACTAGGTAAGATTATCAATGTAACTTTATTTCCTTCCTTGGACATGTTTTGTTGTTATGAGGATCTATGGATGCTTGTTATGGTCATTTCACTTCACAGCAATCCACAGCTCATAGGCTTTATTAGAGTTTGTTTCTCAGAAACAAAACGTATTTTAGGAGATATGGCTTTACTCAACGTACCTCCATGTACAAGCTCCATACCAAACTATTATTAAAAGGTTGATGCTTGAGCAGCATGTTTTGCTGCATTGGATGTAACAAATGTGACGGTTGCTGAATCAATTTTGATTTGATTGATGCTTTTGTGCAAATTAAACATTCTGTCTGGCCTAAGTATGTACCGAGTAAGCGCTGACTCTGTTATACCTTCAACACTTCAAAGGTCTGTGCTAAGTGCTGAGTCTGTTATACTGTACTTTCAATACTTCAAAGTTCTTTCCTAAGTGCTTCAATGCTAAGTGCCTAAACAGTGAGTCTGTTATATCTTCAATACTGAAGTGCCTGAGACCTGAGTCTGTTATATCTTCAATGCTTAAGTGCCTTAATGCCGAGTCTGTGCTCTTTGGTTTGCAGGTGAGAAGGCAGTGCGAGAATGCATACAGCAGGGGCGGGTACTTGGTAGCATGAGTCAGGATTCTGATCGCGCGCGTGTGGAGCAAGTCTGTGACGATCTAGATCAGCTGATGGGGGAACTGGCACTACTCAGAGCCCAGGGCAAGGTACCCGTGTAAACAGCGCAAACATGATCGCTATGCTCGGTTTACACCAAGACTATAGAAGTGTAGGCGAACTTCATTGTACCTAACCAAAATGGCTTGCAAACAGCCACATTATCGCATGGCCAGCAGTGGTTTGGTGGTATTGGAAAAACACATTTTAGTATATCGTACCGAAGGGAaactttttgtgtgtgtgggttTTTTTACGAAGTTAACCTCTATCATTCTGTGGTGGGAGAAATTATGTTCGATGTTGAACCGTAAATTTCCTTTATCAGGgcatagcagggggtggggcactgggggcacttgccccccccccccccccaatattttcaaaaattgttaggaaatgaccagtaggggcgtggccgtgcccccctcccccaatatatatattaatgtttctgtattgtgcccccccccccccaatctttcgaggcctgctactgCTCTGTTTATAGAATACGCTACTGGGGAGGGAAGCCAACTATACCAACCGCTCTCTTGTTTTGTGTCTGATATCTGTATTGGTTTCACGTTTCAGGGTACGACTCCACGTGGTCTTGAGCTATCTGGAGCAGTAGACAAGCGACTGGATTCACTCAAGAATAACATTGGCGACGCATTACAGCATCAGAACATCAGCGGCGCCAAGAAGCCCACAGACACCATTGTGGGCAAGGTGGAGCAAGCACAGCAGTGGCTGAACAATCCGGCTGGCGATCACACGCGACTAGGTATGttctgcaaaaataaaacttttaccAGAATCTTCGGACGCTTTGGACGCTTTTAACCAGTTTCGGGTTCGAAAATTTCGGAGCGCTCTTATAAGGAAAGCAGTGAGATAACATATCGGCTGCCAACGATATCGTTGCCCTTCTGTTTTATCTGAGGATCAAGGAAGAGCTCTATATGCAACGCATACGCAAGCGACGGTAATAGAAATGATTGAACTTATCAGCAAGTTTACTTGCTTTCGATTAGCTCCATCATATGCGCACGAATAATTTTTTTGCGTCCATTGTTTTGTACTGTATGTGATCGCAAAATCGAGTTCAAGGCACGTTCTCATTTGCTACGATGAGTCCCTATCAAATCCTCTTCGATGCCATCAATTGGCGGCTTATCAGTACTATGATTCCACATTTGACAAGACATAAAAGGAAGTTCTCTGATGAGTCGAGTCATTTGCTGCGATCAGTCCCTATCAAATCCATTTCAATGCCATCAATTGGCGGCTTATTAATACTATGATTCCTTATTGGTCGATAGGGGAGAAGGTCATTCGGCAATGTATCGCCGATGCCCGAAAAGTTGCCGAAAAATGCTCGGGTCCCGAGCGACTGGAGCTACTGCGCCTGTGCGATGATCTGGAGAAGATGGTCACAGAGCTTGCCGAACTCAAGCGGAGAGGAATGGTATGTGCGAAGCAAGTGTACATACATCACATGCCCTTTTATGGAACTCCTGAATTTCCATAAGTGCATACTTGATAAGCGCAGACTTTACCTTAACTGCTCGTGTAAGCGccctggggccggttcctaaaaaaaaaatctgccgAAAACTCCTAAGTGAGTTTCCATAAAACCGCCCCCTTGCCAAATGGTGCGCTATTTCGAAGTGAGACATATTTTTGAAACCCTTTCGaccctttttttcaaaattgtcATTTAACACACTCTCATATCGCCATGTACCCAATGAATGACGGTGTATCTTTTCACAATTCCTTAGGGAAACTCTCCCCAGGCCCATGCTCTCGCTCGGTCAATCAACAAGAAGCTAGAGGAGCTCAACCAGCGGGTGCAGAAAGCTGTGGTGGGCCAGGTCGCTGAGGACTTTATGGACACCACGACTGCTCTAAGAAACCTTGAGAAGGCGGCTAGGGCCCCTGTTGGTAAGAACGGAAAAGTCATTTACTGTCGTCTTGGGTGACAGATACGTTTCTTACATTGGATTGGAGCAAATTTTAGACAGAAGGAAACCGTTgaattttcatcttccaaaaaGCATATTTGTTCGTCACCACGAAAACGAAATTGAGTTTGGCATAAACTGCGGATAGTTTtagctttgttttgtttaatctCGAATATATATTTTCCGCCTATGGTATAGGCGGAAAAAACTCTACGGTGCTTATTTGAGTAAACAGTGAACGGTAATACCGGGAATAAATAGAGTTCGAGAAATAGGGTACAAAATTTAAAGTTACTTGAAAAGACAGTATTATCAGATTTGAACTGGTCATATATCACATTAAATGATACTAGcaacatacacctatttcaacaAAAGGTTATCCATGTGCCAAATCCAACAATAGTCTCATGTTTTCCAGGAACCCCTCGCCGTGAAGAGGATTTTGAGGCGAAGGCGGGGACGTTTGAGCACCAAGCTAACCAGTTTGCAGACACGGCTATAAGACTGGCCAATGCTGGTGGCAATACCAACAGAATCTTGCTGGACAATCTGAGGAAAGCCGCCAAGGAGGTAGGGAAAAAGGGTCAAGAAGAGCTTCGACTTTTATGCCATTATTGTTTTGGTTTAATTTTTGCTATTGAAATATCTTAGTATTTAAAAGATTAGGAGGGTTCATGCTTCATTACATACTTTAGAAGTTGAATGGAGCCATATGGATTCCACAATGGCTCAAGCAGACTCAGTACACCACCTAAAAGCattcacattaaaaaaattatgccCTGGAGAAACAACGTACTTCAGTCCTGTTAATATGGCTGGCATTCATTTTGTTAGATAATGAAAGAATTTACCcggtttttgttgttgatctcATTAGTTTCCAAGTCACTAATGAGCTCTTAGGCAGTTTCTCCATGTGCCTGACAAAAAATGAGTGATTATTCTTTTAGATATTGAGGAGAAATACCCTTGTTTGTTGACCCTTTTTCAAGTCATTGCTGAAAATAGCTATATAAAAGGCCCTGTGCAGGCGTCTAATCTTGCTCTTCTTACTTCCAGGTGAAGGATCTAACCCCTCAAGTCTCACACGTCGCTAAAGTGCTGCTGGAAAACCCGAATGAGCCCGCGGTGTCAGATCACTTTGACGCTATGAAGGAGGACTGGCTGGACAGCGTCAATAACTTGACAGACCTGGTTGACGTTGCTACGGATACTGCGCAGTTTATTGATGCGTGTGGTAGGTAGTCAAGGGTGATGTCAAGTACCAGCCAGGGTCGGGCTTATGAATGTTGCCAAAGACGCAGCGCAATTTACTGACGCATATGGTGAGCGACCAGGGGGTACTTGTGTTAACTTGCCAGGGTGGGGTTGGTAGATTTTGCAACGGATACAGCCCAGTTTTGTACGTGTGTGATGAGTGCAGATCAGGTTGTACTCTAGTCAGGCGTTATCGAGTTGATGCAATTGATAACAAGGGAGGGATGTGTTTAGAATCTGGAGGTCGTTGTTGGCAGTTGAGTTGGCAGGCCTGGTGAATGCTGCCATCGATAGTAGTTTGTAGGGTTAGTTCGATAAAGGCGTGGTTACGGGGTGTGTTTCTGATGAAAAAGTGACGGGGTCCTTTTGACGCTAGGTGACAAACCCCTTTATATCATTACTATTTTATGCTCACGCCCTTGTCTGTCTCTTACCTTATACCTCGTCGATCCGACTTGCGTGATGCTTGGTTTCGTAGGCTATGATACCTTGTGCGAATGAATGCGAATCTCAGTAGTGAATTAAATCCTTTTAAATCACGGTGAATTTTAATCCATCCTAAGACTAAAACAGCCCAATTCTAATATTATGGCATAAAATACTACGGGAGAAgcggtattttttttaaatgatgaAAGTtgattcaaaacaaaaacaaaatattgtcAAGCAAGTTTGTTTACAATCGGAAAGACACGGTTCATTCAtaagaaaatttcaaaataaccattcatgaatgaagtctgatactttattaatgacatttgattgaaagttgCTAAGTCACTTGCTCGAATtaaccgatggaaatggattctttgagccACTTGGTATTgtgcgggagcataaaatggcgaaATGATCGGCCTTCTTTAACGATCTCCTCTATTTGTCAGCTGACGCTATCAACAAAGAGGTCGACTCTTGTGAATACGCCATGGCCCAGGAAAATCCACAGGTAAAACACTTGCTAAAGCAATAGTTTCACAGAAATCCGATTCTAAGCCGAACATCATCTCTGCTAGCAAACATTACAAAAGCACCTTCGGTTATCATTGGAAATAGAATGATATGTAAATAGTATATAAATTCTGAATGCAGCGACTCCGACCTACCCCATGTTAACATATTCGGTCTCGTATCCCCttttccaagaaaaatatctttaaaatCTCCATAGATTTGTACCtttcaaaataagaaatgagAACCCCGACCTTTTAAAGTTTGATGTTTCAGGTATTATATGATGGATTTTAGAAATCAGGCTATATTAATAGTTGTTCTTTTCATTGAAGCTGGTAGCAGCCAAGAGCTCAAACATCGCCCGTCTCGCAAACCGGGTCATCAAGGTGGCTAAGACAGAAGCAGAGTATTCCGAAGACCCTGCCTACGTGGCAGAGCTAAACGATAAAGTCGGCAATCTAGAGCAAGGTCAGTTCAACGACAAAGTCGGCAATCTAGAGCATGGTCAGGATATATAAGGGATAGCAACGACAAAGTCGGCAATCTAGAGCAAGGTCAGTTCAACGACAAAGTCGTCAATCTAGAGCAAGGTCAGAGTATGCAAGAAAATTAAACGACAAAGTCGGCAATCTAGAGCATGGTCAGAATATATAAAGGGTAGCTAAACGACAAAAGTCGGCCATCTAGAGCATGGTCAGAATATATAAGGGATAACAAAACGACAAAGTCGGTAATCTAGAAGAGCAAGGTCAGAATATTTAAGTGATAACTAAACAACAAATTCGGTAATCTAGAGCAAGATTAGAAAAAGGGATAGTTAAACGACAAAAGTCGGCCATCTAGAGCAAGATCAGAATATATAAGAGATAGCTAAACGACAAAGTCGGTAATCTAGAAGAGCAAGGTCAGAATATTTAAGTGATAGCTAAACAACAAATTCGGTAATCTAGAGCAAGATTAGAAAAAGGGATAGTTAAACGACAAAAGTCGGCCATCTAGAGCAAGATCAGAATATATAAGGGATAGCTAAACGACAAATTCGGCAATCTAGAGCAAGGTCAAATAAACGACAATGTCGGCAATCTAGAGCAAGGTCAGAATATATAAGGGATATCAAAACGACAAAGTCGGTAATCTAGAAGAGCAAGGTCAGAATATTTAAGTGATAGCTAAACGACAAATTCGGTAATCTAGAGCAAGATTAGAAAAAAGGATGGCTAAACGACAAAAGTCGGCAATCTAGGGCAAGGTCAGAATATATAAGGGATAGCTAAACGACAAAGTCGGCCGTCTAGAGCACGGTCAGAATATATAAGGGATAGCTAAACGACAAAGTCGGCCATCTAGAGCATGGTCAGAATATATAAGGGATAACAAAACGACAAATTCGGTAATCTAGAAGACAAATTCTAGTTAAAATAAAGTGATAGCTTAACGACAAAAATCGGCCATCTAGAGCAAGGTCAGGATATTTAAATGATAGCTAAACGACAAATTCGGTAATCAAGAGCAAGGTCAGAAAATAAGGGATAGCAAAACGACAAAAGTCGGCAATCTAGAGCAAGGTCAGAATATACTGTATAAGGGATATACAAAGCCAGCAAATGGAGCGTTTGTAACGAATAGTTGAATACCTAAGCTCACCAAATGAATACAAAGTCATCATATGATTTACAAAACACCAAAATGACTAAGTTGACAAATATAgtaaaagaacaaagaatgcAACATATAGCAATGTCAACGTGTCACTGTTAAAAAAGTTATTAGTTTGTGCATCTGTCTTGTTACAAAGTAATCTTCTCTTTTTATCTACCACACTCATTCTATGTGTTAAAAGTCTATAGTCACGATTAGTGAGTTTTATTATTCGTTATTTCCCCAGCCATCAGCCCTCTTATTATTGACACCAAATCTGTCGCGACGAACATCAAGGACAAGAACGCGCATAAAAGATTGCGGGCCTCCATGAGAAGGGTTAGTGTGGCATTTGACTTTTCGATCGTTTGATATAAACACATGACATAGTCTGTTTAATCGCTTAATGGGCGTTTTTTTCTATCTTGCGGTTGAAAAGGGACCTCAGCATAGCAATATCTGCAAAAACGTCTGATCAAAATCTTACAAACAATAATTGAGATGCTGTCTGTTACCAAAAACAGAGGTTTGCGGTTTATATGGAAAATCTTTTAGAATTAAAGAGTAAAGGACTtaaagaagtttttttttcaagcttgATATCTGTTGTACCGAcgaattttatttttgattcATCGCATCTCCCACTTACCTTGTCTCCCTTTCATATGCTTTGACTTCTAACAGAAAAGTTATAACAGGCCTCATTTTTCAACAGATTCAAGATGGTGTTGGTTATGTTAGGAAGGTTATCATAACCATCCCTACGCATGCTccagaagaagaagaggacttccccccaccccctccccctgatctTGAGCCACTCCACATAGGTGAGGAATAtaataccccaccccctccccctgatctTGAGCCACTCCACATAGGTAAGGCATAtaataccccaccccctccccctgatctTGAGCCACTCCACATAGGTAAGGCATAtaataccccaccccctccccctgatctTGAGCCACTCCACATAGGTAAGGCATAtaataccccaccccctccccctgatctTGAGCCACTCCACATAGGTAAGGCATAtaataccccaccccctccccctgatctTGAGCCACT contains:
- the LOC5507162 gene encoding vinculin, which codes for MPVFHTKTIEAILEPVAQQVSQLVILHEEGEDGKAMPDLSNPIMAVGAAVANLVKVGKETATQSKDKILKQEMPLAFTRVEESSMLLVQASKLLKRDPYSSEARQKLIDGARGILSGTSALLLTFDEAEVRKIVTFCRSLLEYLPVGEMVEEMQDLLTFVANLSPAIQNVAKAVESRAAELTHTVHRDMLKSSLSKLSGMVPLLISSMKAFVKTPPGAGRPEAQESRNFIINKMSAEITEIIRVLQLTSYDEDGGDDPMYDMKKAASVFDAKFDKAKEWVRDPTCHPGGLGEKAVRECIQQGRVLGSMSQDSDRARVEQVCDDLDQLMGELALLRAQGKGTTPRGLELSGAVDKRLDSLKNNIGDALQHQNISGAKKPTDTIVGKVEQAQQWLNNPAGDHTRLGEKVIRQCIADARKVAEKCSGPERLELLRLCDDLEKMVTELAELKRRGMGNSPQAHALARSINKKLEELNQRVQKAVVGQVAEDFMDTTTALRNLEKAARAPVGTPRREEDFEAKAGTFEHQANQFADTAIRLANAGGNTNRILLDNLRKAAKEVKDLTPQVSHVAKVLLENPNEPAVSDHFDAMKEDWLDSVNNLTDLVDVATDTAQFIDACADAINKEVDSCEYAMAQENPQLVAAKSSNIARLANRVIKVAKTEAEYSEDPAYVAELNDKVGNLEQAISPLIIDTKSVATNIKDKNAHKRLRASMRRIQDGVGYVRKVIITIPTHAPEEEEDFPPPPPPDLEPLHIGERAPPRPPLPREDVAPAPPRPPPPQEEKTIDMNVQSMLDSPPEDNRIAVAASHLHKEALKWEEQGNDIIRAAKKMALLFAQMSKFMRDEEEGNVHSKKELIELAKKIALESKELVKHARKTANQCSDRRLRETMMQTIDRIPTISTQLKIVATVKATMIGAQEMDEDREATETLVGCAENLMSAVRQTVRETEAASVKMRSDAGYVMRWKKKDY